The Paenibacillus polymyxa M1 DNA segment CTAACGGCATGTGCTCGTGGATCGTTTCGATGATCTGTTGCTTGGAAACAACCTGATCCAATTTCCAGCCATTGGTGTTGCCTACATCCATAAATTCAACAAAGCGCAAAATATGCTTTTTCTTTTGAAAATAGTCGGCCATGGGCACGATATCCTGATCGTTAAAGCCCTTTTGCACGACCATATTTATTTTCACCTGCATTCCCGCTTGAGCTGCAGCCTCAATACCTTCCAGCACCGCCTTTACACTGCTTCTCCCCCCGTTCATTCGGCGGAATCGATCATCATCAAGCGAATCCAGACTAACTGTCACTCTCTTCAGCCCCGCCTCCCGTAGTGACGCTGCATATTTAGGCAAAAAGACACCGTTTGTCGTCATGGCAATATCTTCGACCCCATCGAGTTGAGTTAGCGAATGAATGAGCGAGGACAAATCTTTCCTCAGCAACGGCTCACCCCCAGTAATGCGCAGCTTTGTAACACCCAGCGAGACAAAGATACGAGAAAGGCGGGTAATTTCCGCAAAGGTCAATATTTTTTCTTTTGGCAAAAACGGATAGTCATGGCCAAATATTTCTTCAGGCATACAATATCGGCACCGAAAATTACATCGGTCTATGACGGATATTCTCAAGTCCCGTAACGGACGATTCCATTGATCGTCGCTGCGGTTCGCCATCCCGTTCACCTCAATCCGTCTTCATTAATAAACCTCTTTAAACTCTAAACTGAACCAAAAAACCGGCATCACAACAACTTCTTCGCTTATGAATACCGAAGAATCTGCTAAATGCCGGTTAATTTATCTACATCAGGATTTTACGAATCCTCACATCATGTGATATAGAAAAATCAAACTAACAAGCGCTGCGCCAAATAAAATATACGCGATTCTCACGTACACTCCATTCACGAATGCTCTCAAATAGATACATTCCTATTGTTAGCAATCCTGGAACGTTTGTCAATGATTTTTCGCTTTCTCAATTGATAATCATTATCGATTAAAAATTTTAATAAATCACCGTTGAACTATCTTAAATTTTACGCTATAGTTACACCAGATGACATGCAGAAAATGACATATTCAATTTATTGATATACAGACGGTGCGTACTGTCTGGTATTAATACATACTTCTATGGCGGATTGGCCTCCAGGACCTAGAGCTTGGTCACTACTCCACCATAAACACAAGTGCTTAAACACGAGCACTTGTGTTTATGGTGGAGTTTTTTTGTTCCCAATTTTAAAATTCAAAATCTGAAAGGAGCCTGAACCGTGACGGATAGTACGATCAAAATTACATTAAACGGACAGGAACTGAAAACGAATAGCAGTGCAACCATTCTTGAAGTAATCAACGAAAACAATATTGCCCATCCCCAACTGTGTTACGTTCCCGAAGTGGATCCGATCCGCACCTGTGACACATGTATCGTGGAAGTAGACGGAAAGCTTGTACGCTCCTGTTCAACACTTGCTACGAATGGAATGAATATTCATCTACATTCAGATCGCGCAAAAGCAGCTCAAACCGAGGCTATGGATCGTTTGCTGGAAAATCACCTCCTCTACTGTACAGTGTGCGATAACAACAACGGTAATTGTAAACTGCATAACACCGCAGAGCTTATGGAAATTGAACATCAAAAATATCCATATCGACCGAAGGTTGATCCCACAGAAGTGGATATGTCCCACCCTTTTTACCGTTATGATCCCAATCAATGTATTGCATGCGGCCAATGCGTAGAGGTATGTCAGAACCTTCAGGTCAATGAAACACTGTCCCTCGACTGGGAGGCTGAACGCCCTCGCGTGATCTGGGATGAAGGAGTTGCAATTAACGATTCCTCCTGCGTCAGCTGCGGTCAGTGTGTAACGGTCTGCCCATGTAACGCCTTGATGGAAAAGTCCATGCTGGGAGAGGCCGGCTTCATGAGCGGCATAAATAAGGATTTATTAAATCCAATGGTTGATCTAATTAAGGAAGTGGAGCCAGGCTACAGCGGTATTTTTGCAATTTCGGAAGCTGAAGCAGCGATGCGTGAAACCCGTACGAAAAAAACAAAAACCGTCTGCACGTTTTGTGGTGTAGGTTGCAGCTTTGAAGTTTGGACCAAAGGCCGCAAAATTTTGAAGGTACAACCTACCTCTGAGGGGCCTGTTAACGGCATTTCGACATGCGTCAAAGGGAAATTCGGTTGGGATTTTGTGAATAGCGATCAGCGTTTGACCTCGCCTTTAATTCGTCAAGGAGACGAATTCGTGGAAGCAACCTGGGAAGAAGCCTTGAGCCTGATGGCCAGCAAAATGGGAGCGATCAAAGAAACCTACGGCGGCGAGGCACTCGGCTTTATTTCTTCGTCCAAATTTACCATTGAAGAAAATTATCTGATGCAAAAGCTGGCTCGTCAGGTGTTCCAAACGAATAACGTTGATAACTGCTCACGGTATTGCCAATCTCCTGCATCATGGGGTCTACAATACACCGGAGGCATCGGCGGAGACAGCGGTACGATTAAAGACATTGCCTCAGCAGGTTTGGTCATACTGGTCGGCTGTGCGCCGGGAGAAGGACATCCTGTGCTGGCTACCCGCATCAAACGTGCGCATAAGCTGCATGGTCAAAAGCTGATCTCGGTGGACCTGCGCAAACATGAAATGGCAGAACGCGCAGATCTGTTCATGCGTCCGAAGCAAGGTACGGATTATGTATGGTTATCCGCTGTAGCCAAATACATCATTGAGCAAAACTGGCATGATGCTAAATTCATTGAGGAACATGTAAATTTCTATCCTGAATATTTGAAATTGCTGGAGAACTTCACCTTGGAATTCGCCGAACAGGAAACTGGCATTTCCAAAGAGACGCTGATTCAGGTAGCAACCATGATTCACGAAGCGGATGGCACGGCCATTTGCTGGGGTATGGGCGTGACACAAAACATCGCAGGCTCCTACACTTCGATTGCAATTGCCAACCTGCTGCTGGTGACTGGCAACTTTATGCGTCCGGGTGCAGGCGCATATCCGCTTCGTGGTCATAACAATGTGCAGGGCGCTGCCGATATGGGTACGATGCCAGATATTTTCCCTGGCTATCAGCCCGTAACGAACGATGCCATTCGTTCCAAGTTCGAAGCGGCCTACGGCGTACAAATTCCAAGCCAACGCGGACTGGACAACATTCAAATGCTGGAAGCCATTGAGACGGGTAAGCTCAAAGGTATGTATATCGCTGGAGAAGAAATGGCATGGGTGGATGCGGACTCCAACCATACCCAAGAAATGCTGGCGAATTTGGATTTCCTTGTCGTTCAGGATGTATTTCTGAGCAAGACAGCTGAATTCGCTGATGTCATTTTGCCAGCCGTACCTTCACTCGAAAAAGACGGAACCTTCACAAACACCGAACGTCGCGTACAGCGTTTATACGAGGCGCTCCGCCCTGTAGGAGACAGCAAACCGGATTGGTGGATTTTCAGCCAATTTGCCAAGCACATGGGATTTGATTGGGATTACAGTCATCCGAGTGAAATTTTTGAGGAAATGGCGGCGCTCACTCCATTTTTCTCCCAATGTAATTATGACGTATTGGAAGGCTGGAACAGCTTCCATTGGGGATCGCCGGATGGTAGTAACACACCGCTTCTGCATACCAACGGCTTTAACTTTCCAGATAAAAAAGCACGCTTGGGACTTTTCGAATATGTACCACCAAAAGAGTACCCCGCTGAATTCGATCTGACCTTAAATAATGGTCGACTGCTCGAACAATTTCATGAAGGAAATATGACGACAAAGTCAACAGGCCTTCAGCTCAAACTTCCAAAAGTATTTGTGGAAGTTTCCCCTGAGTTGGCTGAGGAGCGTGGAGTTACAGACGGATCGCTGGTTCGGCTGGAATCTCCCTATGGTGCGGTCAAGCTACGTGTTCTGGTGACGGACCGGGTACAGGGAACTGAAATTTATGTGCCAATGCACTCTACCAGCCATGAGGGTGCTGTCAATCTATTAACTGGTGGAGCATTTGATGTCATCACCCGTACACCAGCCTATAAACAAACCAAAGTACGGATGCAAATTTTGGAGATCGATGGTCAGAATCCACTGCCTCGTATCAATCCACGTTATAAAAAGCGGCATCCGCAAAATGGGGTTGAAGTGAACCGTAAGTGGAATCGTCCCGGTTACGTCGATTTGGTAGATCAAAAATAAGGAGGTCAAACCATGGCTAAGCCTATTTCAATTGTGAGAAAACGTATTTTGACAGCAGAAGAACGGCAAAAACAATCCCTGGATCAACTGACTGCCGATCTGGCGGACAATGGGGCAGCATTGCAGAAGACACTTGAAATTGTACGGGAGCTGCACGACAGCGGTCTTCTCGAAGCAGCCCAGTCTATGCTAAAAGCCAAAGAAACCATCGCCAAAATCGCTGTAGGACAAGCGACGCGCAAGCCTGTGACGAACATGATCAATAATCTGATGGGTGCAGCAGGGATGCTGTCCGAGGTAGACCCCGGGCTGATGAAAAAACTGGCAAACAGCGTCACTACAGGTTTGAATGAAGCCGAAGAGCATCTAAAGCAGAATAAAAAGACGCGGCTGCGTGATCTTATGAAGGCCATGAATGACCCGGATGTAAACCGGGCAATGGGGTTCGGTATTCATTTTCTCAAAGGCATGGGAAAAGGTTTGTCTGATCAATAGCTTAATAGATGAATAGTTGGAAGACTACTAACCACATTCAATAAAAAGAGCTGGCTCCGTAAACGGGGACAGCTCTTTTTATTTACTTTTTATCCACTTGCAACAACGTCACCGTTTTATGAGAAACCGCATCTTTTATTTGCTCGTCTGCGATGACCTTAAGCTTTAGCAAGCTGGCAATTTTTGAAGAATCTGGTTTTGAAAACAAGCGCCATAGTTGAGGATCGGGCAATGCATCATACAATTTCGCATGATCGTATTCCTTGCGGTGCTGCTGTACAATCCTGACTCTGTAGTTGCCAATTTCCCAATCGGATACTTCCTGCTCTGCACAATGAGCGGTAATGTCATTACGCAAATCAGCCAGTTCGCCTTCAATTTCTTTTTGCTTTTGCTTTAACTGGTAATAGCGACGCACCTTGTTTTCCAATTCCATCACGCTCCTCTGCTTACATATGTATGTTGGCAGAAGCGTTTTAGGACAAGTTTTATCATGTCAGGATATAAGGTGTAACTGTAACTGACACAACATTTCCCGGGTAATGGTAACGTCGATGAATTGAGCCCTCATTATTCAAACTTTATTTAGGTACATTCGCCCCTGGAGTTACAGGTCCCGCTCCTTTGGACTCCCCCTTGCGCTTCATATAATTGGCCCAGTATGCCGTCAGAATTGGCACCAAAATAGAGGTCACTATGACCGAAGCGGCTACTAATGCTGTTGCAGATTGTGCAACAGGCAAAAATTCAGGTTTGATATTGGCAACAATGACTGGATTGGCTACCGCTGCACCTGCTGTGCTGGAGGCTGCAATTCCTGCCGTACCATTGCCACCACCAATATATTTGTCCGCCAGAATCAGCGGAATACCTGTAATGATAATGACAAAAATACCCAACAAAATACCTAGTACGCCTGTCTGAACAATAACACTCAGGTCAATGGAACACCCCAGTGCAAAACCGAAAAATGGAATCAGAGCCTGTGTCGCGTTTCCAAAATATTTACGGAAATCATGATCCAGATTGCCCAACATAAAGCCGACCAAAAATGGTAATACGGCACCGACAAATGTTTGCGGTTCAAAAACGGCCAGTCCGGTACTACCTAGAATAAGCATGGTCACCAGCGGGCCCGATTCCAGTGACATCAGCACAAATGCTCCTGCCTCTTCCTTGGAGCCATACTGCTGCATAATGGAGGCATAGAGCCCGCCGTTCGTCATATCCATAGCAGAGATCAGCGCCAGCACCGACAAACCTGCAAATAGCCCACTTTCTACGCCGCCAACAGGCAGCAATCTGGACGCTATGATCGCCACGACCCAGGCGACCGCGATTTTAGTCAATACGAGCGTTCCTGATTTACGCAAAACAGTGCCTGTCGCTCGCACATCTATGGAAGCACCCATACAAAAAAACCACACTGCCAAAATGGGCACCGTACCGGTCATCAATCCCTTGGTAAAAGATCCAAAATAGTCACCTGCCCATGGAGTAAACGTATGAAAAAGTGCGCCAATAAACAGCGGCACCAGCATAATGCCCCCAGGAATTTTATCGATATTTTGTTTGATTTTCATAACTTCATTCAACCCTTTCGTTTTTGCCAATGCAAAAACAAGGCCGTTTTACTTGCGGCTTAAGCCAAGTTCAGGAATTAATTTGGCGAAAGTATCATGACTATCCTTCAGTTGACGTGCGAATGCCTCTGCATCCTGGACACGCAACCCTAACCCATGCTTCCGCATTTCCTCCCTGAATTGCTCGTCTTTCGTCCCCTTGATCAGTGCATCCGCTAACGTTCGAGCCACCTCATTCGGTGTATCCTTGGGTACAGCCAGCCCTCTCCAAGTGCCAATAAAATGGACACGTAGCCCAGTCGCCTGCTGAAGTGTCGGCACCTCTGGAAACGCTTCCGAAACAGTGTCTGCTTGGATCGCCAGTATGCGAAGCTTCCCATCGTCCACGTATTTCTTTACTTCTGCGGGGCTGACGGGTACAGCATCCACGAATCCACTCATTAAAGCAGAAACTGCTGGGCCTGCTCCCTCATAAGGAATATGGGTAAAGCGGACTCCGCTTTTCTGCTCCAGCATCGCGGCAGCGAGGTGCCAGATGCTTCCTGTGCCTGCATTACCCATTTTCAGCTTGCCTGGATGGACCCTAGCATCCTCCAGAAATGCCTCCGCTGTCTTCCAAGGCGCATCCGCCCGAACCGTAATGGCAGAAGGGTCCATATTGGTTTGAAGCAGCGGCTTAAAACGCTCGTAGGTGATGGGTAGCAGTCCCAAATGTGGTAATGTAGTCAGTTCAGCGACCAGATACGTTACGGTATAACCGTCCGCCTGCGCCTCAGCTCCCTCCATCAGCCCGACAGAACCGCCACCGCCTGTTCGATTAACGACGATGATCGGCTGCCCGAGATGCTTTTCGGCGGCTTTAGCCAACGCTCTTGCGGTAATATCTGTACCGCCCCCCGCCGCATATGGAACGACAAGCGTTACTGGCTTCGCAGGAAATATACGACTGTGATCCTGCAGGGTACGGTGATCCACATATTCACTGATACTCAAGGCAGAAAGCATAGCCACTCCTGCCGCAACCAGCACATATTTTTGCCATGGCTTTTTCTTCATTACGCTTCCTCTTCTCCAAAAATGAACTGGGCCCATCTTGCACCCGTTGTCACCTCCAACCTTTGCAGACATATTGTTCACGCTTACATGAAGTCAATGTACCGCACCGTGGAGGTCCACATCTATCGCCTAATCCTCGTATTTATCTTCGATTTCACCAAAGCGCCGATCTTTTGACCGATCTGCATATTCATTAGAAGATTTGTTGATTTGTCTGAATTTCCCTGGGGTCACTTGTTTATACTTGCGGAATACACGAATAAAGCTGTTCTCATTTCGGTACCCGACCTGTTCTGCAATTTCACCAATTTTCAAATGCGTTTCACATAGCAATACGCATGCCTTTTTGACACGTAATCCAGTCAAATAATCGTAAACGGTAGTCCCCGTTTCCTCCTTGAACATACTGCTCACCGAGGACACGCTCATGTGAACATGATCCGCAATTTCCTGAAGCCCGATGTTCAAATGCAGATAGTTTTCCATATAGTCGATCGTCTCTTGTACGCGTACAAAATCTTTGGACTGTTGGCGTCCATGCCATTTTTCTGCAATATCATTCAAGATAATGGCCAGCAAAAGCTCAATGTCTTGAAGGTCTAGCGTCAGAATCTGATTCCAATGATAATCAGCGAGCTGATCTGGCGGTGTCACACTCTGAGTGGCACACCATTTTAGCAAATCTTCCAGCAGTTCATGAACAAATAGGTAGACCTGGTTTGGAGATGTCCTATAGTGTCGAAGTTCTTCTACCCACTGGCTGACTAGCTTTGCACTTGCACCAGGCTCCTGTGACTCCACAGCACGAATCAGATCCACACGCCGATGGTCCAGTAATCTTGCATCCTGAGCCTGATCCTGTGATTGCACATCCCCTATGCAATCCCATTTCACATTTATGTTGCTGCTCATATTCATATGTGAACGTCCATACCCCTCGTATAAACGTAAATTAAGCGCCTCTTTTCCTTGTATAAAAGACGCCCGTACCTCTTGAATATCTGTGACCTTATGGCCGATCCCTACCGAAATAGTCATGGGAAGATACTCCCCAACAACCTGAATTAGCCTGTCAACGCTCTTACGAAGCCATGTTCTCTCTTTGGCTGCTCCCTCTGCTCCAACTTCATATACACTCTCCCTGAGCTGCAGCAGGACAACCAGACCATTCTCCTCCTCCGGCGCACTGACTGCTTTCCACTGAGGCTCAAGCATCTCCAGCAAAATATTGTTCAGCGCATATTTGAGCAGCATTTTGTCCTCTTCTGGAAAGCTTGCTGTCCATATAGAATACCGATCAATCGACACGACCATAACAACCAAAGAAGTACGGTCCCAATCAGAAAAATACTGCTCCCATTTCGTACGCATTTCCTGTACACCCATTCTACGCTGGATGACATCTTCTATATATTTGGAACGCAGCTCCGGCAAGCTTCGCTCTACCACCAATGATTTGCGTTGAAATTCTCCAACCAGCTTGCTAATCACAGGTTCCAGATCATACAATCCTCCCTGGCGTGTTCCTTTATTGCCTGAATTCAGGAGACTATTAATTTTTTTCATGGGGCGAAAAGCGGCATAATTGTAATAGTACACCGCTGAGCACCCAGCCAGAATAGAGATCAAGGCCAGCCACAGCATCATATTACGCGCCAGCTTCACATTTTTCAGTAGCTTGTCCATCGGTACGAGGGATACTAGACGCCAGCCCGTGACATCGGAGAAGGTCTGGTTCGCCATGTATTCCATATCTCCAATTTCTACATAAGCGTAAGGATTCACATCCAGCTCTTTCAAAACCCTGCCCATCTCATTTAAGGGTAAGGACGATCTCAGCTTGGGATAGATCAGCTCACCCTCCAGATCATAGACGTATTGCGAGTTGGATAAATGAATATACAATTTGGAGAAAAAACGGTCGTAATCCAAATTGATTAACACTGCACCGATGACCTGTCCATTCTCTACTATAGGCCTAGCCAGCGAGAGTAGTTCTATCGTGCCATGCTGTTGATCCGTGCCATACCATCTTCGCTTAATCAGTAGCGGCTTTTTGTGAATGTTCTGAATCCAGGGAACCCAGGTTGTATCCGGTGCCTGGTTCCAATCGGGCAAATAACCATAATTGCTGGAGATGAGAGCATGATTCTCCAAAGAAATGACTTCAACCGAATAAATTTCTTCGCTCGAAGAAAGGGTTTTCAAATATTTCTGAAGCCGATCTATAACGGAAGCTTTGTTGGATACCGACTTTCCGTCCGTATGAATACGTATAAAAGACTCTACATCCGGATGGTAAGCCGCATCCAGCGCCTTGTTATCCGACTCACGGAAAGCCCGATTGGTCACATCCAGATTGATTTGCAACAAATCTATATTAGGTGTGTTCAGCTCGGTATCCAAACCTTCACGGTATCTTGAATACGATAGCAAGCCGATCACGCTGATCACGAGCGACACGCACAGCGTGAGCAGCAGGATCAGTCTTGTCTGCTTATTTTTCAGTATCAAACGAAGCTTAAGTCGCAACATTCCTGTAACTTCATCCTTCCGGACTACGTTGTCCATCTTCCTCTTACTCTATATTAGATGACATATTACCTCTACATCTATTTGACGCATGAAGTGGAATTTCCTGCCTTTACAAATCAAACTTAACAGAAGTCTCATCATTAAAAATAAAAAGAAGAAGTCTCCCTGTACAAGGTAGAACTTCTTCTTACGTGCTGCCTGCCTTCATTGGTCAGCAGCATAGGTATTCGTATTACAGTGTCAGCTCGTCTTTTCCACCTGAAAACGATTCAGTTCCCGCTGCATCTCCTCGCGAATCTGGCGAAGCTCCTTTACCTTCTCAGCCGATTCCTCGAAGGAACGCTTCTGCTCCACCGTGGAAGCCGTAATCTCTTCACTGCCTGCGGCGGACTGCTGAGTGATTGCGCTAATATTCTCAATAGCTTGCTGCACCTGTACACTCAGTTCTCGCGATACATTCATGTCTATGGATAACTTGCTGACTTGGCCGGCAATTTGCTGCACTTTGCCACTAATCTCTCTAAACGATTCTCCGGTGGAGGAGGTTGCCTTCTCCTGCTCGCGGAACAGCTCCTGACTTTGCTCCACAGAAGCCTTCACCTTATCCATAGCCTGCGTGATCCCCTCAACAGCGGTATAAATTTTCTTTACAGCAGATTCAGATTGACTCGCCAGCTTTTTCACTTCATTGGCAACAACAGCAAAGCCTTTTCCCGCTTCACCCGCACGTGCAGCCTCAATCGACGCATTCAAGGATAAGAGCGACGTCTGGCTGGCAATTTCAGATACATAACCGGTCATAGTTGTGATCTCGGCTGCATTAGACTCCAGCTCTCTGACTGTTTGCTCCACTTCGGACATTGCTGAACGATTCTCCGCAACGATTCGCATTTGATCACTCATGACACGCGCACCCTGCTCAATGACACGCAAAGCATCCTCACTATACGCGGTGGATTGCGTGGTCTCCAGCAGATTTGATTCAAACTTCTGCTGCATATCATCCACCACGCCAACCGTCGATGACAGGTCCTCAGCAATTTTCTGACTACCTATCGCAAGTTCCTCTGTTGATGTGCTGACTTGTGTCACAATTTCCTTCATGGCCTCATTGTGCTGATCAATATCCCGAGCCATCAGATCGACACGATTCCCCGCCTGATCAATGGAGAGTACAATGCTGCGCAAGTTCCCAATCATAACACGGAAAGATTCATTGAGCTCGTCCAGTTCATCTCGGCCCTTTGTTTGAGGAAGTTGAACGGTT contains these protein-coding regions:
- a CDS encoding DUF1641 domain-containing protein; the protein is MAKPISIVRKRILTAEERQKQSLDQLTADLADNGAALQKTLEIVRELHDSGLLEAAQSMLKAKETIAKIAVGQATRKPVTNMINNLMGAAGMLSEVDPGLMKKLANSVTTGLNEAEEHLKQNKKTRLRDLMKAMNDPDVNRAMGFGIHFLKGMGKGLSDQ
- a CDS encoding AraC family transcriptional regulator, giving the protein MDNVVRKDEVTGMLRLKLRLILKNKQTRLILLLTLCVSLVISVIGLLSYSRYREGLDTELNTPNIDLLQINLDVTNRAFRESDNKALDAAYHPDVESFIRIHTDGKSVSNKASVIDRLQKYLKTLSSSEEIYSVEVISLENHALISSNYGYLPDWNQAPDTTWVPWIQNIHKKPLLIKRRWYGTDQQHGTIELLSLARPIVENGQVIGAVLINLDYDRFFSKLYIHLSNSQYVYDLEGELIYPKLRSSLPLNEMGRVLKELDVNPYAYVEIGDMEYMANQTFSDVTGWRLVSLVPMDKLLKNVKLARNMMLWLALISILAGCSAVYYYNYAAFRPMKKINSLLNSGNKGTRQGGLYDLEPVISKLVGEFQRKSLVVERSLPELRSKYIEDVIQRRMGVQEMRTKWEQYFSDWDRTSLVVMVVSIDRYSIWTASFPEEDKMLLKYALNNILLEMLEPQWKAVSAPEEENGLVVLLQLRESVYEVGAEGAAKERTWLRKSVDRLIQVVGEYLPMTISVGIGHKVTDIQEVRASFIQGKEALNLRLYEGYGRSHMNMSSNINVKWDCIGDVQSQDQAQDARLLDHRRVDLIRAVESQEPGASAKLVSQWVEELRHYRTSPNQVYLFVHELLEDLLKWCATQSVTPPDQLADYHWNQILTLDLQDIELLLAIILNDIAEKWHGRQQSKDFVRVQETIDYMENYLHLNIGLQEIADHVHMSVSSVSSMFKEETGTTVYDYLTGLRVKKACVLLCETHLKIGEIAEQVGYRNENSFIRVFRKYKQVTPGKFRQINKSSNEYADRSKDRRFGEIEDKYED
- a CDS encoding tripartite tricarboxylate transporter substrate binding protein, which gives rise to MKKKPWQKYVLVAAGVAMLSALSISEYVDHRTLQDHSRIFPAKPVTLVVPYAAGGGTDITARALAKAAEKHLGQPIIVVNRTGGGGSVGLMEGAEAQADGYTVTYLVAELTTLPHLGLLPITYERFKPLLQTNMDPSAITVRADAPWKTAEAFLEDARVHPGKLKMGNAGTGSIWHLAAAMLEQKSGVRFTHIPYEGAGPAVSALMSGFVDAVPVSPAEVKKYVDDGKLRILAIQADTVSEAFPEVPTLQQATGLRVHFIGTWRGLAVPKDTPNEVARTLADALIKGTKDEQFREEMRKHGLGLRVQDAEAFARQLKDSHDTFAKLIPELGLSRK
- a CDS encoding methyl-accepting chemotaxis protein — translated: MKLQGKLVLNAMISLIACLALVAYIIFELLRINAQSSNLVPAMLNVQQLNAYLIQSGQALQNYSTSMTESNKADVQNQLTQSEKTITLLSQGMMQTEAQQKRLDTIKTKFNQLKAATEKAMSAQNSPESKREAMRAQGIQNDVFMLDLLTKARYDQYTEELTKSIRFTWQLALTGAVLLLVAVGLYNTYTSRQLALRTRKLTDAAKQIAEGNLTVQLPQTKGRDELDELNESFRVMIGNLRSIVLSIDQAGNRVDLMARDIDQHNEAMKEIVTQVSTSTEELAIGSQKIAEDLSSTVGVVDDMQQKFESNLLETTQSTAYSEDALRVIEQGARVMSDQMRIVAENRSAMSEVEQTVRELESNAAEITTMTGYVSEIASQTSLLSLNASIEAARAGEAGKGFAVVANEVKKLASQSESAVKKIYTAVEGITQAMDKVKASVEQSQELFREQEKATSSTGESFREISGKVQQIAGQVSKLSIDMNVSRELSVQVQQAIENISAITQQSAAGSEEITASTVEQKRSFEESAEKVKELRQIREEMQRELNRFQVEKTS
- the fdhF gene encoding formate dehydrogenase subunit alpha — encoded protein: MTDSTIKITLNGQELKTNSSATILEVINENNIAHPQLCYVPEVDPIRTCDTCIVEVDGKLVRSCSTLATNGMNIHLHSDRAKAAQTEAMDRLLENHLLYCTVCDNNNGNCKLHNTAELMEIEHQKYPYRPKVDPTEVDMSHPFYRYDPNQCIACGQCVEVCQNLQVNETLSLDWEAERPRVIWDEGVAINDSSCVSCGQCVTVCPCNALMEKSMLGEAGFMSGINKDLLNPMVDLIKEVEPGYSGIFAISEAEAAMRETRTKKTKTVCTFCGVGCSFEVWTKGRKILKVQPTSEGPVNGISTCVKGKFGWDFVNSDQRLTSPLIRQGDEFVEATWEEALSLMASKMGAIKETYGGEALGFISSSKFTIEENYLMQKLARQVFQTNNVDNCSRYCQSPASWGLQYTGGIGGDSGTIKDIASAGLVILVGCAPGEGHPVLATRIKRAHKLHGQKLISVDLRKHEMAERADLFMRPKQGTDYVWLSAVAKYIIEQNWHDAKFIEEHVNFYPEYLKLLENFTLEFAEQETGISKETLIQVATMIHEADGTAICWGMGVTQNIAGSYTSIAIANLLLVTGNFMRPGAGAYPLRGHNNVQGAADMGTMPDIFPGYQPVTNDAIRSKFEAAYGVQIPSQRGLDNIQMLEAIETGKLKGMYIAGEEMAWVDADSNHTQEMLANLDFLVVQDVFLSKTAEFADVILPAVPSLEKDGTFTNTERRVQRLYEALRPVGDSKPDWWIFSQFAKHMGFDWDYSHPSEIFEEMAALTPFFSQCNYDVLEGWNSFHWGSPDGSNTPLLHTNGFNFPDKKARLGLFEYVPPKEYPAEFDLTLNNGRLLEQFHEGNMTTKSTGLQLKLPKVFVEVSPELAEERGVTDGSLVRLESPYGAVKLRVLVTDRVQGTEIYVPMHSTSHEGAVNLLTGGAFDVITRTPAYKQTKVRMQILEIDGQNPLPRINPRYKKRHPQNGVEVNRKWNRPGYVDLVDQK
- the kdgT gene encoding 2-keto-3-deoxygluconate transporter, translating into MKIKQNIDKIPGGIMLVPLFIGALFHTFTPWAGDYFGSFTKGLMTGTVPILAVWFFCMGASIDVRATGTVLRKSGTLVLTKIAVAWVVAIIASRLLPVGGVESGLFAGLSVLALISAMDMTNGGLYASIMQQYGSKEEAGAFVLMSLESGPLVTMLILGSTGLAVFEPQTFVGAVLPFLVGFMLGNLDHDFRKYFGNATQALIPFFGFALGCSIDLSVIVQTGVLGILLGIFVIIITGIPLILADKYIGGGNGTAGIAASSTAGAAVANPVIVANIKPEFLPVAQSATALVAASVIVTSILVPILTAYWANYMKRKGESKGAGPVTPGANVPK
- the moaA gene encoding GTP 3',8-cyclase MoaA, whose protein sequence is MANRSDDQWNRPLRDLRISVIDRCNFRCRYCMPEEIFGHDYPFLPKEKILTFAEITRLSRIFVSLGVTKLRITGGEPLLRKDLSSLIHSLTQLDGVEDIAMTTNGVFLPKYAASLREAGLKRVTVSLDSLDDDRFRRMNGGRSSVKAVLEGIEAAAQAGMQVKINMVVQKGFNDQDIVPMADYFQKKKHILRFVEFMDVGNTNGWKLDQVVSKQQIIETIHEHMPLEPVPPQYKGEVATRYRYLDRDGEIGIISSVTDAFCSTCTRARISAEGSLYTCLFASKGYKLRTMLRSEQSDDEIRSYIERVWRGRTDRYSEERLTHTKQASSKIEMSHIGG